The Anaerolineae bacterium genome contains a region encoding:
- a CDS encoding pyridoxal phosphate-dependent aminotransferase family protein yields the protein MKIESALDWRIAEVVKRVEWGKEEGLYYYLQPVEKIDGARVWVDGKPKLMFATYSYLGLLNHPKINQAARAAIEQFGTGTHGVRLLGGTLTLHRELEERIARFKGTDDAITYSSGYVTNVSTISTLVGRNDAVICDKWDHASIVDGCLLSRAEFLRFRHNDMADLERCLIKTQDKQTRLVVVDAVYSMDGDITPLPEVVELCRRYHARLMVDEAHSLGVLGKNGRGIEEHFGMEGTVDIKMGTLSKTIPAIGGYVAADRDTITYLKHTARGFVFSASLPPAICAAAIAAFEVMEEEGPALRAKLQRNVEHFISGLKALGFNTGCTQTPIIPVIVGSDENAIYMTKLLQDNGVFALPVLPPAVPVGTSRIRANVTAAHTKEDIDTALEAFAYAGRMLKLIP from the coding sequence AACGCGTCGAATGGGGCAAGGAAGAAGGGCTCTACTACTATCTTCAGCCGGTGGAAAAGATAGATGGCGCGCGTGTGTGGGTGGACGGGAAGCCCAAGCTGATGTTCGCCACTTACAGCTACCTGGGCCTACTCAACCACCCGAAGATCAACCAGGCAGCCCGCGCGGCGATCGAACAATTCGGGACGGGAACTCATGGCGTGCGCCTGTTGGGAGGCACCCTCACCCTTCACCGCGAGCTAGAAGAGCGGATCGCCCGTTTTAAGGGGACTGATGACGCCATCACTTATTCAAGCGGCTACGTGACCAACGTCTCCACCATCTCAACCTTGGTCGGCCGCAACGACGCCGTTATCTGCGACAAGTGGGATCACGCCTCAATCGTGGATGGCTGTCTCCTCTCGCGCGCCGAGTTCCTCCGCTTCCGACACAACGACATGGCGGACCTGGAACGATGCTTGATCAAGACGCAAGATAAACAGACCCGCCTGGTCGTGGTGGACGCGGTGTACAGCATGGACGGCGACATCACGCCACTACCCGAGGTGGTGGAGCTATGCCGCCGCTATCACGCGCGCTTGATGGTGGACGAGGCTCACAGTCTGGGGGTTTTGGGGAAGAACGGACGCGGCATCGAGGAGCATTTCGGGATGGAGGGAACGGTAGATATCAAGATGGGCACACTGTCTAAGACCATCCCAGCCATCGGCGGATACGTGGCTGCTGATCGGGACACCATCACCTATCTGAAGCACACTGCTCGCGGCTTCGTCTTCTCCGCCTCGCTGCCTCCGGCCATCTGTGCCGCGGCCATCGCTGCGTTCGAGGTCATGGAGGAAGAGGGACCCGCGCTTAGGGCCAAGCTCCAACGCAACGTCGAGCACTTCATCAGCGGGCTCAAGGCGCTGGGCTTTAACACGGGCTGTACCCAGACTCCCATCATCCCTGTCATCGTCGGCTCGGACGAGAACGCCATCTATATGACCAAGCTGCTGCAAGATAACGGGGTGTTCGCCCTACCGGTGCTCCCGCCAGCGGTGCCCGTAGGGACCAGCCGCATTCGCGCCAACGTCACGGCTGCGCACACCAAAGAGGACATCGACACAGCTCTGGAAGCGTTCGCCTATGCCGGGCGGATGCTCAAGCTCATTCCGTAA